In Deinococcus ruber, one DNA window encodes the following:
- a CDS encoding type II secretion system protein: protein MRQPRGESNRGVQGFTLVEMLVALMLLGILMGVVITAIGSNTSLNSQTELRSQAAVAAEQVLDTARTKDPATMPTSGSDAAVNVVVGGHAFSVTLSYCTNITYCTGTARQLLAQASYASKTLFQVETVFTSVNSTANATN from the coding sequence ATGAGACAACCTCGCGGCGAGTCGAATAGGGGAGTGCAGGGATTCACGCTGGTCGAAATGCTGGTCGCTCTGATGCTCCTGGGGATACTGATGGGCGTGGTCATCACGGCGATTGGCAGCAACACGTCGCTGAACTCCCAGACCGAACTGCGCTCACAGGCGGCGGTGGCGGCAGAACAGGTGCTCGATACCGCCCGCACCAAAGACCCCGCCACCATGCCGACCAGCGGCTCAGACGCGGCGGTCAACGTGGTGGTGGGCGGCCATGCCTTTTCGGTCACGCTGTCGTACTGCACCAATATCACGTACTGCACCGGCACGGCCCGCCAGCTTCTGGCACAGGCCAGCTACGCCAGCAAAACCCTTTTCCAGGTCGAAACGGTGTTTACCAGCGTGAACAGCACCGCGAACGCTACCAACTGA
- a CDS encoding transposase, whose amino-acid sequence MFVLGLDVGLSDLYARLLDVPTQGTPVAVGDICVFPNSPAGHQALCVWLQTHSAVPALTAVVMESTGVYWERIAVCLHTTGFAVSVVNGAQIKYFAKSMLRRGKTDKMDAELIARYGAIMRPARWTPTDACVESLRALVHERDAVIELITLEKGRHHALDHRHAVQDVVVRLCDERLLLLGQQRDTLNQAIQDTIALPGRLHVQIELLASVPGIGQLTAAVLLSETGHLEDMHRSEQWTAYAGLSPVPRQSGAMVGRCRISKIGNARLRRAMYLSAVTVSRLSNPLGAYDRRLVEQGKPKKVALIALARKLLRICFAVLKTAQPFDPAYQRPLKAA is encoded by the coding sequence ATGTTTGTGCTTGGACTCGATGTTGGCCTCAGCGACTTGTACGCCCGTCTTCTCGATGTTCCCACGCAAGGCACGCCCGTGGCCGTTGGGGACATCTGTGTGTTCCCCAACTCGCCTGCAGGCCATCAGGCGCTGTGCGTGTGGCTGCAGACGCACAGCGCTGTACCAGCGCTGACAGCAGTGGTAATGGAATCGACCGGCGTGTATTGGGAGCGCATCGCGGTGTGCCTCCACACGACTGGGTTTGCCGTGAGTGTCGTCAACGGCGCTCAGATCAAATACTTTGCCAAAAGCATGCTGCGACGCGGCAAAACGGACAAGATGGATGCCGAGCTCATCGCTCGGTACGGAGCCATTATGCGTCCAGCACGCTGGACGCCCACTGATGCCTGTGTCGAATCGCTCCGCGCCTTGGTTCACGAGCGCGACGCTGTCATTGAGCTGATCACGCTGGAGAAAGGTCGGCACCATGCGCTCGACCACCGACATGCGGTGCAAGACGTCGTGGTGCGGTTATGCGATGAACGCCTGTTGCTGCTGGGACAGCAACGCGACACGCTGAACCAGGCCATTCAGGACACCATCGCACTCCCAGGTCGGCTGCACGTCCAGATCGAGCTGCTGGCCTCCGTGCCGGGCATTGGGCAGCTGACCGCCGCGGTGCTGCTGTCCGAAACCGGGCATCTGGAGGACATGCACCGCTCAGAGCAGTGGACAGCGTATGCCGGCTTGTCGCCCGTTCCGCGTCAGTCTGGCGCGATGGTGGGCCGTTGTCGCATCTCGAAGATCGGGAATGCCCGTCTACGACGTGCCATGTACCTGTCGGCCGTGACGGTCTCCCGCTTATCGAACCCGCTGGGTGCGTACGATCGGCGCTTGGTTGAGCAAGGCAAACCGAAGAAAGTGGCGTTGATCGCGCTTGCCCGCAAACTTTTGCGGATCTGTTTCGCCGTCTTGAAGACCGCTCAGCCGTTTGATCCTGCGTATCAGCGCCCACTGAAGGCGGCTTGA
- a CDS encoding PilW family protein, with product MQAFTLVELLVTIALLTLVLGIVLSTTTSTLGLYRTDQARLTANRDSRSALDILGNDVRQAGERLTADFPALTVSNDASGNSILTLRRALLDGPLPLCAPIPNSGSIYVNANNPAAAVFSGTAISNLPDACTTALQNLNAWNTAIAGGNVTAYVYDVKSGMGDFVTLTGTTTVAATKAQTLGTVTLPTRSYDPRKLNSGDAGRDIRVYLIEERKYYVESGLLKLIVNNGTAVAATPNVQSFQVVPYLSSSPVSVAALPFPVLPSTSTNWKSLAYLDVTLSVRASSGTRSIQRSTTERYTPRNSSSADQ from the coding sequence ATGCAGGCATTTACCCTGGTCGAACTGCTCGTGACAATTGCCCTGCTGACATTGGTGCTGGGCATCGTGCTTTCGACCACTACTTCAACCCTAGGCCTGTACCGCACCGATCAGGCGCGCCTAACCGCTAACCGCGACAGCCGCTCGGCCCTCGATATCCTTGGCAACGACGTTCGGCAGGCTGGCGAGCGCCTGACCGCCGATTTTCCGGCTCTGACCGTCTCCAACGACGCCAGCGGCAACAGCATCCTGACCCTGCGCCGTGCGCTGCTCGATGGCCCTCTGCCGCTGTGTGCACCGATTCCCAATTCGGGCAGCATCTACGTCAATGCGAATAACCCGGCAGCAGCGGTCTTTTCCGGAACGGCTATCAGCAATTTGCCTGACGCCTGCACGACCGCGCTTCAGAATCTAAACGCCTGGAACACTGCGATTGCTGGCGGTAACGTGACCGCCTACGTGTACGACGTGAAAAGCGGCATGGGCGATTTCGTAACCCTGACGGGCACCACCACCGTCGCCGCCACCAAAGCTCAGACGCTCGGCACCGTTACGCTGCCCACGCGCAGCTACGATCCACGCAAGCTCAATTCGGGCGACGCCGGGCGCGATATTCGCGTGTACCTCATTGAGGAGCGCAAGTATTACGTGGAGAGCGGCCTGCTAAAACTGATCGTCAACAACGGCACTGCTGTGGCGGCGACGCCCAACGTCCAGAGCTTTCAGGTGGTGCCTTACCTGTCTAGCAGTCCTGTGTCGGTCGCAGCCCTGCCGTTTCCAGTACTACCGTCCACCTCTACCAACTGGAAGAGCCTGGCGTACCTCGACGTGACGCTCAGCGTCCGGGCCAGCAGCGGCACCCGGTCGATTCAGCGCAGCACCACCGAACGCTATACCCCGCGCAACTCCAGCAGTGCCGATCAGTGA
- a CDS encoding pilus assembly FimT family protein, translated as MRLQVIGAGFTLIELLAVMAILGVIFSIVALNVRGLNNDAESAASILSGALIQARSQAMSNSAAVRATLSNNVLVFTTNTTCTATTSWTAVSNITAPLPNGVTLSIATATPAVTTWQACYTARGELPTPPGAALVIRDSRNRQRRLTLYLTGSVQVQ; from the coding sequence ATGAGGTTACAGGTGATCGGGGCAGGGTTTACACTCATCGAACTGCTGGCGGTGATGGCCATTCTGGGCGTCATTTTCAGCATTGTGGCCCTGAATGTGCGGGGGCTCAACAACGATGCGGAGTCAGCGGCCAGCATCCTGAGTGGAGCACTCATTCAGGCCAGAAGTCAGGCCATGAGTAACAGCGCTGCTGTGCGCGCCACACTGTCCAACAATGTGCTCGTGTTCACCACCAATACTACCTGTACAGCCACGACCAGCTGGACGGCTGTGAGCAACATCACCGCACCGCTGCCCAACGGTGTGACTCTTTCGATTGCTACCGCCACACCCGCTGTCACCACCTGGCAGGCCTGTTACACGGCGCGAGGCGAACTGCCCACGCCGCCTGGCGCCGCGCTGGTGATTCGGGACTCCAGAAACCGGCAACGCCGCCTGACCCTGTACCTAACGGGGAGTGTGCAAGTCCAATGA
- a CDS encoding carbohydrate ABC transporter permease gives MTTPVSSQTTPRQRRPAPTFKARLAFLMFLGFLIFLFWALPVVVVGMNAFKSGAEYFASTVWSLPTRNHLLENIRVVWANGVSGGFVNSLIYGSVSSVLAIILGSFAAFSVTRLRLKGHFAWFMLIYAGTIFPAQMFLIPLYKAFLSTGLYDTRLGMILFYTAYCIPFCTFMMRAFFAGVAWEIQEAAKLDGCGNWRLFWQIMIPMARAPLLVLVLFQFTAVWNDLLFGLILSKSDSVRPMMTTLAGLSGTYSSITAPTLITAALMSSTPTLLLFIFLQRYFIQGLQVGGAGE, from the coding sequence ATGACCACGCCCGTATCGTCTCAGACGACCCCCAGGCAGCGCCGCCCGGCACCGACCTTCAAGGCCCGGCTGGCGTTTCTGATGTTTCTCGGCTTCCTGATCTTCCTGTTCTGGGCGCTGCCGGTGGTGGTGGTCGGCATGAACGCCTTCAAGAGTGGCGCTGAGTATTTCGCCAGTACCGTGTGGTCGCTCCCCACCCGCAATCATCTGCTGGAGAACATCCGGGTGGTGTGGGCCAACGGCGTATCGGGCGGCTTTGTCAACAGCCTGATCTACGGCAGTGTCAGCTCGGTGCTCGCCATCATCCTGGGTTCCTTCGCGGCCTTCAGCGTGACCCGGCTGCGGCTGAAAGGGCATTTCGCGTGGTTTATGCTGATCTACGCGGGCACCATCTTTCCGGCCCAGATGTTCCTGATTCCGCTGTACAAGGCGTTTCTGTCGACCGGCCTGTACGACACCCGGCTCGGCATGATCCTGTTCTATACCGCGTACTGCATTCCGTTCTGCACCTTCATGATGCGGGCGTTTTTCGCTGGCGTGGCGTGGGAAATTCAGGAAGCGGCCAAGCTGGACGGCTGCGGCAACTGGCGGCTGTTCTGGCAGATCATGATTCCGATGGCCCGCGCTCCGCTGCTGGTGCTGGTGCTGTTCCAGTTCACCGCCGTCTGGAACGACCTGCTCTTCGGCCTGATCCTGTCCAAATCCGACTCGGTGCGCCCGATGATGACGACCCTGGCGGGGCTGTCCGGCACGTACAGCAGCATCACCGCGCCCACCCTCATCACCGCCGCGCTGATGTCCAGCACGCCGACGCTGCTGCTGTTCATCTTCCTCCAGCGCTACTTCATCCAGGGCCTCCAGGTGGGCGGCGCAGGCGAATAG
- a CDS encoding pilus assembly PilX N-terminal domain-containing protein — protein MRPANPSLLLHRAGVSAGFAHRQHQGVAIVTVLIFAAVLMVLLASYVTMTLTESRTLKASANGTLGFYSAEAGLNLRAELVRSKFIGYLRPIGTGPASSTPCTPGDTSAANLGSGDMACITYHNLNGRDVVTYMTDVTNYDASGNPESGTVGPGDVYVGLNYVQYAYQVSSITFDPATNTKVAATLQMKFQSRLVPLFQFAAFYKDDLEFHPGPAMTLNGRVHTNANLYLNSGLSLDINGKTTATGKIFHWGKDGRDCSGSGNDGTVKFFGTLMQCTGTSNEFTDSQLAIFNKNVQSHQQALTVPAMSTLNPDTTGSSELWSKADLRVVAVKVPVSGTYPQGFRIEARQSNGTADVNATNALNVCNALPGTKMIDIRAHLGANISSGSTDTTGFWDNREGKWLTVMDVNQTKLMDCIHLNALTGAFRNPAGGLLDVNDTTGGGMAWHFSFDDGNAATNGTLASPTNYAVEVSSGSCIGITGACTDTSLMQTKGLTLVTNQPIFVRGNYNDVNKKPAAILADAVNILSTSVVLGTDIKYVQPSGGYIATPTTVNAAFLSGIDTTTSANGYNGGLQNYPRFHENWSNIQFTYRGSFVSLGNSTHTQGPQKNARYSAPNRQWDYDTAFNDVNNLPPLTPRFVYLRQLLFARTY, from the coding sequence ATGCGTCCAGCCAACCCGAGCCTTCTCCTTCACCGTGCCGGTGTGTCTGCTGGATTCGCGCATCGTCAGCATCAGGGTGTCGCCATCGTGACTGTGCTGATCTTTGCCGCCGTCCTAATGGTGTTGCTGGCGAGCTACGTCACCATGACCCTCACCGAGTCGCGCACGCTGAAAGCCAGTGCCAACGGGACATTGGGCTTTTATTCGGCTGAAGCGGGCCTGAACCTGCGGGCCGAACTGGTGCGGTCTAAATTCATCGGCTACCTGCGCCCGATCGGCACCGGCCCAGCCAGCAGCACCCCCTGTACGCCGGGGGACACCAGTGCGGCGAATCTGGGCAGCGGCGACATGGCGTGTATCACCTACCATAACCTCAACGGGCGCGACGTCGTGACATACATGACCGACGTGACCAACTACGACGCGTCCGGCAACCCCGAATCTGGCACGGTGGGGCCGGGCGACGTGTATGTTGGCCTGAACTATGTGCAGTACGCGTACCAGGTCAGCAGCATCACCTTTGATCCCGCGACCAACACCAAGGTGGCCGCCACGCTTCAGATGAAATTCCAGTCGCGTCTGGTGCCACTATTCCAGTTTGCGGCCTTCTACAAGGACGACCTGGAATTTCATCCTGGCCCAGCCATGACCCTAAATGGACGTGTCCACACCAACGCCAACCTCTACCTCAATTCGGGTCTCTCCCTGGATATCAACGGCAAGACAACCGCCACAGGTAAAATATTCCACTGGGGAAAAGACGGACGTGACTGTTCGGGAAGTGGGAACGACGGAACGGTCAAGTTCTTCGGCACCCTGATGCAGTGCACGGGCACGTCCAACGAGTTTACGGACTCTCAGCTGGCTATCTTCAACAAGAACGTGCAGTCACACCAACAGGCGTTGACCGTGCCGGCCATGAGCACCCTAAATCCAGACACCACTGGCAGCAGCGAACTTTGGAGCAAGGCCGATCTGCGGGTCGTGGCGGTCAAGGTTCCTGTGAGTGGAACGTATCCGCAGGGATTCAGGATAGAGGCACGTCAGTCGAACGGAACCGCCGATGTCAACGCGACCAACGCACTCAATGTCTGCAATGCGCTGCCGGGTACGAAGATGATCGACATTCGTGCCCATCTAGGTGCCAACATATCTTCGGGAAGTACCGATACTACCGGCTTCTGGGACAACCGCGAGGGCAAATGGTTGACCGTCATGGACGTGAACCAGACCAAGTTGATGGACTGCATTCATCTCAATGCATTGACCGGCGCATTTCGCAACCCAGCAGGGGGACTTCTCGACGTGAACGATACGACGGGCGGCGGGATGGCTTGGCACTTCAGCTTTGACGATGGCAATGCGGCAACCAACGGAACGTTGGCCTCGCCCACTAACTACGCCGTCGAGGTGAGCAGCGGTTCTTGTATCGGCATTACCGGAGCCTGTACCGACACCAGCCTGATGCAGACAAAGGGACTGACCCTCGTGACCAATCAGCCAATCTTCGTGCGTGGGAACTACAATGACGTCAATAAGAAGCCAGCCGCAATTCTGGCTGATGCGGTCAATATTCTGAGTACCAGTGTGGTGCTGGGAACTGATATCAAGTATGTCCAGCCTTCAGGTGGATATATCGCCACCCCAACGACGGTCAATGCCGCGTTCCTGTCGGGCATCGACACGACCACGTCGGCAAATGGCTATAACGGTGGCCTTCAGAATTACCCACGTTTTCACGAGAACTGGTCAAATATTCAGTTTACATACAGAGGTAGTTTCGTCAGTCTGGGCAACAGTACGCACACCCAGGGGCCACAGAAAAATGCACGCTACAGCGCGCCGAACCGTCAGTGGGACTACGACACGGCTTTCAACGACGTGAACAATCTGCCGCCACTCACGCCGCGCTTCGTGTATCTCCGTCAGCTTCTGTTCGCCCGCACGTACTGA